A section of the Streptomyces sp. NBC_01363 genome encodes:
- a CDS encoding lonely Cys domain-containing protein, with translation MGVLRRAFGPGIEQTGQFSGLYGALHTLVGAYGATPRFSGVPFDLDTVTRHVLRTDPAENITPQRHMELFQTISSAARAGWAGGLPGLVAYRVRRMGALRPASVLTDASGNFLGRNLTGHAGLTLDVGQVLSPGADGNLRSAPAPWSGEHPHVVVAEREEETGRVLVAVNGGGTVPLDEEEFAALVAEDPDRSPEAPVAVGVGPRQGGTSESLSRLIADGTATRAWGVTRPFRLQPVPDGARAFAFPPPEPDEQPVPVGSWFPSDPGLVPAGPEGRVTASDGSTYPESDVRSYPIVTSDGQELTGRAYLDEADIARREEALRMVSEMMHYYNESEAIPGLSTARRGPLMLLPRGLADAYVALGHGEGGRVVLPMHSTGRNHQVAPTELGRELRRRPSVQRLRPDVPLWLLWCEIAMVRPGSDPLVRPAAAQEVSNQTRRHVVASDALVALDEGDEQHPPGLIKTDDPDRPRYDWHQFLPEPLVDRLIALADHAGLPGDVARRTTRVLRWVRALRLTFGFDIDTRPDRQGEFLALVSDFGALEQQRLWQGGAEGAEPLTWRVLEDLTQAHAQQSGRAAGLLTAGTLHGMLSAAGNGTLRLPAPRESDAVRQAPPAPGRAAPGPSSRVLLAPPTPTPTAPAPGREAAPGRSRVAELVSRYEEMARAFDDHERRGTLPGQEQEQETETPAPAPLDEHRAPAPVEEVPASVADVPVSPDAYLEEHGLTPVHILPGGDTLAHVLTAVAPVETGRLSRGERPATPGELREGFASALATEFAVPPAERTLGLPAEGPRPGTPLLPAGEPDALVQGVRTGQGPGASEWLTLAVAAPVLNLRLTVLLPDGRTWTAGSREGRGAVLLHQENPPPHTSPWLATEPADAAAREPARAVAATPPVRTAAAPPPGRTAPEVFFGVETRPVREDPRPAETVPTPPPARTTLPEPRTEAVPPVETGTTTETVVEDETTTVAPPVATETVPAFSPYIQTYGARHDGSVGFVAYEVPSDEVLHGLREQVMAALGVEAGSPHQEAVRAHLDRVLDSTETAGNLPAVRGPRGHRVTVPVGDVERTVDVRLRLTGPGPDARTGVSRSLPRTRRLERQSEGVQALTSAQNSGTARTVSLPYLALPEVASGPLRWVSVTVAPGLTLRQRSLNIGVSESLSVKILQRAGDDARSVRFDGAWQVRVDAEPAAADGWDTEQVHGPLHVWFPGNRVGAEGDAAELPRAAGLDTFPLWGVEDILDAGLLTRQVLDHEDLPAQRDLGAESRAALEDFLDEQLTRGSLHLQRDRGVRSPLLTDADGTVIGFVLVRAVVTPGTPYHRTADGDKALEVRFTHSSGTDRSARVVSGAGIGVAFAPMFTSRTEQGHPGAADHWGGRFQFRSAPSWQSGDALNTGAKSGMMHGLTTSSGQLLTPADLTYEVTFVRAGGGTQGPVRIARGEESVQLRLLPHDTVAGAAPTEEERRGLPPHLDSLSAIGYTAVPLSLEGADEVFDRAEARLRALHYLPPLEHQPWEGRIQRRRARAQLVNLQRFEQLRSGIGRATALPDGVEGGRPVWLDLPGLTGGSTRVELRMTITRDRTPRTGETGPPAATHELRLPDVETVATGSHEARGTRERSTALGLDLSIGGGPRQPAGNWSVDYLVDGTYARTWARSATAGSAVASEQANTSKSGGTEIFAVPARLALDLYQGTSQVPVARFAEPPAPPRPATDAAPRPVTTAGTDTDTEVPGLRDVPPGTETVPLRDLAPETETAPRTETAPRTDAEPRTDAEPRTEDADPEGGIVPPQGEAQPATAPVVVRLAVAHHRTLPRPADAAPAEVAEAPGYTIRAPRTGTGADNDRTLLGLVDEEGNPLPGVTKLLDESNVDLFRATEAIQAALRLFASGDYPGRPERGTFGQLSEWARQAAALPGVRPVSERLVGQDPRDRGTFANEAAYQQTRVSSLLGRAHQILNGVYTVEGIVLPGLGADQHLAVDVEGYLHHPTLDEEFATHGQNDVNATDIAAERRTTSSSTTRAFGVSGLRGAPRPTPEDTVARIVRGNIGGTGSRTHRGEHVEDTSSSSATVRGGTEGAAQHPITADLTLLLTIRHGTANVVGNAVGLGSGNDITLAIDVPRAVQFRLYPGQLIREARWFSGIEGLVVPTAPQYTVSLPDDFVRTREPGFGVVLSVTQLDDPVTRRPRRNRMWHEVTRLVERVASGVTRPGNIAHLPGVAALVADQTSPTRLRTLPTRGSVSLWFRYGARADAHLVEVTLRAEPEAQTPGLREIQGRPAGEKTGVEQQNTHAPDNRMESDTVSRTVTGLLDLGLRDPRPGTSRYTDRWSLLPSAVQGRALTRRSERTADDRFWQRSDNVADFDRVGYRFTVSARTSLIPESLFDLVGGLLGRGLASMADRGERYWLPAFLSGFFHGAPAQEVVVPADVALRFAGSDSVARTDTGHTADGVRQWTPLPARVTESDPLLTPAEEETTPAGARTLSAHPRFVPTSTTPLSHFNAFPELAEAIRAVSPGIEGHWGLTADAHPDAGNARLTELAQSGRPAALTGPATAAGLHPRMPGGWPVISGTESPVTLQVTVHDPRPFAPGAADIAADGARTRTRVAVSTATNSRGLELGQRFALSATPSNDHVAGTGQPLLSAQPATRGSDSSVTTGSQNRVKNGTTSAGDTYTYLAHADVVVTVTGPEGVRWVTGSATVRAGERDLLGYGVVTTPSVPWAYDLPSVVRERRAAEDRARRAAPDEGTAPAPARTPAEPGAWRTEPVTELPALLASGIDPEQEAVQFWLDLGADPDASALAHALYVGTRVAAISHRRVELAVRGTTGLRFWPIEADGSLADVTPATSGGWEQLRRAVDAYTRAVDREAAAMAAQQPLDARLPDQRQQVAEADGNRRQRQSRMEEAEALYTAAHDTHTALVTERNTRREELGQAGRDLTERQAEVTAAERDLAAADEDVRAAARAVAPAPDGTPAPESAAHALPRAEGRQRDAVRALGAREEGERTARREVDRLTTEVGGLDRAIANAKRVMDDNRQERDRARGRHRDAVARYETLDGERARLEERLEALRGDQQAHAQQARDAWANMPGPAGRLSADRCAERTGGSGFPLDTLTPGPRGR, from the coding sequence ATGGGTGTGCTGCGACGTGCCTTCGGTCCCGGCATCGAGCAGACCGGGCAGTTTTCCGGGCTGTACGGCGCCCTGCACACGCTCGTCGGGGCGTACGGGGCCACCCCGCGCTTCAGCGGCGTCCCGTTCGACCTGGACACCGTGACCCGTCACGTCCTGCGGACGGACCCGGCCGAGAACATCACCCCGCAGCGGCACATGGAGCTGTTCCAGACGATCTCCAGCGCCGCCCGGGCCGGTTGGGCGGGCGGGCTCCCCGGGCTCGTCGCCTACCGCGTGCGGCGGATGGGCGCGCTGCGCCCCGCCTCGGTCCTCACCGACGCCTCCGGCAACTTCCTCGGCCGCAACCTCACCGGCCACGCCGGGCTGACGCTCGACGTCGGCCAGGTCCTGAGCCCCGGCGCGGACGGCAACCTGCGTTCCGCCCCAGCGCCTTGGTCCGGGGAGCACCCGCACGTCGTCGTCGCCGAGCGCGAGGAGGAGACGGGCCGCGTCCTGGTGGCCGTCAACGGGGGCGGGACGGTCCCGCTCGACGAGGAGGAGTTCGCCGCGCTCGTCGCCGAGGACCCCGACCGTTCCCCCGAGGCACCCGTCGCCGTGGGTGTCGGGCCCCGTCAGGGCGGCACGTCGGAGAGTCTGTCCCGGCTGATCGCGGACGGCACGGCCACCCGCGCCTGGGGCGTCACCCGCCCCTTCCGGCTCCAGCCGGTGCCCGACGGGGCCCGCGCCTTCGCCTTCCCGCCGCCCGAGCCGGACGAGCAGCCCGTACCGGTCGGCTCGTGGTTCCCGAGCGACCCGGGCCTCGTACCGGCCGGGCCCGAGGGACGGGTGACGGCGAGCGACGGCTCCACGTACCCCGAATCGGACGTGCGCTCGTACCCCATCGTGACCTCGGACGGCCAGGAGCTCACCGGTCGCGCCTATCTCGACGAGGCCGACATCGCCCGCCGGGAGGAGGCGCTGCGGATGGTCTCCGAGATGATGCACTACTACAACGAGAGCGAGGCGATTCCCGGCCTCTCCACCGCCCGGCGGGGCCCGTTGATGCTGCTGCCGCGCGGACTCGCGGACGCGTACGTCGCCCTCGGCCACGGCGAGGGCGGCCGGGTCGTCCTGCCGATGCACAGCACCGGGCGCAACCACCAGGTCGCGCCCACGGAACTGGGCCGCGAGCTCCGCCGCCGCCCCAGCGTGCAGCGGCTGCGCCCGGACGTGCCGCTGTGGCTCCTGTGGTGCGAGATCGCCATGGTGCGGCCCGGCTCGGACCCGCTCGTCCGCCCGGCGGCGGCGCAGGAGGTCTCCAACCAGACCCGGCGCCACGTAGTGGCCTCCGACGCGCTGGTCGCGCTCGACGAGGGCGACGAGCAGCACCCCCCGGGGCTCATCAAGACCGACGACCCCGACCGGCCCCGGTACGACTGGCACCAGTTCCTGCCGGAACCCCTCGTGGACCGCCTCATCGCGCTCGCCGACCACGCCGGGCTGCCCGGGGACGTGGCGCGGCGCACGACCCGGGTCCTGCGCTGGGTGCGCGCTCTGCGCCTGACCTTCGGCTTCGACATCGACACGCGCCCCGATCGCCAGGGAGAATTTCTCGCCCTCGTCTCGGACTTCGGCGCGCTGGAGCAGCAACGCCTGTGGCAGGGCGGCGCGGAGGGGGCCGAGCCGCTCACGTGGCGGGTCCTGGAGGACCTTACGCAGGCCCACGCCCAGCAGTCGGGCCGCGCGGCGGGCCTGCTGACCGCCGGGACGCTGCACGGAATGCTCAGCGCGGCGGGCAACGGCACGCTGCGGCTCCCCGCACCCCGCGAAAGCGACGCGGTGCGCCAGGCGCCCCCGGCCCCGGGCCGCGCGGCCCCAGGCCCCTCCTCCCGCGTCCTGCTCGCTCCGCCGACGCCCACCCCCACGGCCCCGGCCCCGGGACGGGAGGCGGCGCCCGGCCGCTCCCGCGTCGCCGAGCTCGTCAGCAGGTACGAGGAGATGGCGCGGGCGTTCGACGACCACGAGCGGCGGGGCACACTGCCCGGACAGGAGCAGGAGCAGGAGACGGAGACCCCCGCCCCCGCCCCCCTGGACGAGCACCGCGCTCCGGCTCCGGTGGAGGAGGTGCCCGCTTCCGTGGCGGATGTCCCCGTTTCCCCGGACGCCTACCTGGAGGAGCACGGGCTGACGCCGGTGCACATCCTGCCGGGCGGCGACACGCTCGCGCACGTGCTGACCGCCGTCGCCCCCGTCGAGACCGGCCGGCTCTCGCGGGGCGAACGACCCGCCACACCCGGTGAGTTGCGCGAAGGGTTCGCGAGCGCGCTCGCCACCGAGTTCGCCGTGCCCCCGGCGGAACGCACGCTCGGGCTGCCCGCGGAGGGCCCCCGGCCCGGCACCCCGCTCCTCCCGGCCGGTGAGCCGGACGCCCTCGTCCAGGGCGTGCGGACCGGCCAGGGACCCGGCGCGTCCGAGTGGCTGACCCTCGCGGTCGCCGCCCCCGTACTGAACCTGCGCCTCACCGTGCTGCTGCCGGACGGCAGGACATGGACCGCCGGTTCGCGCGAGGGCCGCGGGGCGGTACTGCTCCACCAGGAGAACCCCCCTCCGCACACCTCGCCCTGGCTCGCGACGGAGCCCGCCGACGCCGCCGCAAGGGAGCCCGCGCGCGCGGTCGCAGCCACGCCCCCCGTGCGTACGGCGGCGGCGCCCCCGCCCGGCCGTACGGCGCCCGAGGTCTTCTTCGGCGTCGAGACCCGCCCGGTTCGCGAGGACCCGCGCCCGGCCGAGACCGTCCCCACCCCGCCGCCCGCCCGCACGACGCTGCCCGAGCCCCGTACCGAAGCGGTCCCGCCCGTGGAGACCGGCACCACGACGGAGACGGTGGTCGAGGACGAGACCACGACGGTCGCGCCGCCCGTCGCAACGGAGACGGTGCCCGCCTTCTCGCCGTACATCCAGACCTACGGTGCGCGGCACGACGGCTCGGTCGGTTTCGTGGCCTACGAGGTGCCCTCCGACGAGGTCCTGCACGGCCTGCGCGAGCAGGTCATGGCCGCGCTCGGTGTCGAGGCGGGAAGCCCGCACCAGGAGGCGGTGCGCGCCCATCTCGACCGCGTGCTCGACTCCACCGAGACTGCCGGGAACCTCCCGGCGGTCCGCGGCCCCCGGGGCCACCGCGTCACGGTGCCCGTCGGTGACGTGGAACGCACGGTGGACGTGCGCCTGCGTCTGACCGGGCCCGGCCCCGACGCGCGTACCGGTGTCAGCCGGTCCCTGCCCCGTACGCGGCGCCTTGAGCGGCAGAGCGAGGGCGTCCAGGCCCTCACGTCGGCGCAGAACTCCGGTACCGCGCGCACCGTGTCCCTGCCCTACCTCGCGCTCCCCGAGGTCGCCTCGGGACCGCTGCGCTGGGTCTCCGTCACGGTGGCGCCCGGCCTGACGCTCCGGCAGCGCTCGCTCAACATCGGCGTCAGCGAGAGCCTTTCGGTCAAGATCCTCCAGCGCGCGGGCGACGACGCCCGTTCGGTACGGTTCGACGGGGCCTGGCAGGTCCGCGTGGACGCCGAACCGGCCGCCGCCGACGGCTGGGACACCGAACAGGTCCACGGCCCGCTGCACGTCTGGTTCCCCGGGAACCGGGTCGGCGCGGAAGGGGACGCCGCCGAACTGCCGCGCGCCGCCGGGCTCGACACCTTCCCCCTGTGGGGGGTCGAGGACATCCTCGACGCGGGCCTCCTGACACGACAGGTGCTCGACCATGAGGACCTTCCCGCGCAGCGCGACCTCGGTGCGGAGTCCCGGGCGGCTCTGGAGGACTTCCTGGACGAGCAGCTGACACGCGGCTCACTGCACCTCCAGCGCGACCGGGGGGTCAGGTCCCCGCTCCTCACTGACGCCGACGGCACCGTCATCGGCTTCGTCCTCGTCCGCGCCGTCGTCACGCCCGGCACGCCGTACCACCGGACGGCCGACGGGGACAAGGCGCTGGAGGTCCGCTTCACGCACAGCTCCGGCACCGACCGCTCGGCCCGTGTCGTCAGCGGTGCGGGCATCGGCGTCGCCTTCGCCCCGATGTTCACCTCCCGGACGGAGCAGGGCCACCCCGGTGCCGCCGACCACTGGGGTGGAAGGTTCCAGTTCAGGAGCGCGCCCTCCTGGCAGTCGGGCGACGCGCTCAACACCGGTGCCAAGTCGGGCATGATGCACGGCCTCACCACCTCCAGCGGTCAGCTGCTGACGCCCGCGGACCTCACGTACGAGGTGACGTTCGTCCGGGCGGGCGGCGGGACGCAGGGCCCGGTCCGGATCGCGCGCGGCGAGGAGAGCGTCCAACTGCGGCTGCTGCCCCACGACACCGTCGCGGGGGCGGCGCCCACGGAGGAGGAGCGGCGCGGGCTGCCGCCCCACCTCGACAGCCTCTCCGCCATCGGGTACACCGCCGTCCCCCTCTCGCTCGAAGGGGCCGACGAGGTCTTCGACCGGGCCGAGGCGCGGCTGCGCGCCCTCCACTACCTGCCGCCGCTGGAGCACCAGCCCTGGGAGGGCCGTATCCAGCGGCGGCGCGCCCGCGCCCAGTTGGTGAACCTCCAACGGTTCGAGCAGCTGCGCTCCGGCATCGGCCGGGCGACCGCGCTCCCGGACGGCGTCGAGGGCGGCAGGCCCGTCTGGTTGGACCTGCCCGGCCTGACGGGCGGCAGCACGCGTGTCGAACTGCGCATGACCATCACCCGGGACCGCACCCCGCGCACCGGGGAGACCGGACCGCCCGCCGCGACGCACGAGCTGCGGCTGCCGGACGTCGAGACCGTCGCCACCGGCTCCCACGAGGCGCGCGGCACCCGCGAACGGTCCACCGCGCTCGGTCTCGACCTCAGCATCGGCGGAGGCCCGCGCCAGCCCGCCGGAAACTGGTCGGTGGACTACCTCGTCGACGGCACCTACGCCCGTACGTGGGCGCGCTCCGCCACCGCGGGCTCCGCCGTCGCGAGCGAGCAGGCCAACACGAGCAAGAGCGGGGGGACGGAGATCTTCGCCGTACCCGCCCGGCTCGCGCTCGACCTCTACCAGGGCACCTCGCAGGTGCCGGTGGCCCGCTTCGCCGAGCCCCCGGCGCCACCGCGCCCCGCGACGGACGCCGCCCCCCGGCCGGTGACCACCGCCGGTACGGACACCGACACCGAGGTCCCGGGCCTCAGGGACGTCCCGCCCGGCACCGAGACCGTCCCGCTCAGGGACCTCGCCCCGGAAACGGAGACCGCACCGCGTACGGAGACCGCACCGCGTACGGACGCGGAGCCCCGTACCGACGCCGAGCCCCGTACGGAGGACGCCGATCCCGAGGGCGGGATCGTGCCTCCGCAGGGGGAGGCGCAGCCTGCCACGGCGCCCGTCGTCGTCCGGCTCGCCGTCGCGCACCACCGCACCCTGCCCCGCCCGGCGGACGCGGCGCCCGCCGAGGTCGCCGAGGCCCCGGGCTACACGATCCGCGCACCGCGCACCGGGACCGGAGCGGACAACGACCGCACGCTTCTCGGGCTCGTGGACGAGGAGGGGAACCCGCTGCCCGGCGTCACCAAGCTCCTCGACGAATCCAACGTGGACCTCTTCCGGGCCACGGAGGCGATCCAGGCCGCTCTGCGCCTCTTCGCCTCCGGCGACTACCCCGGCCGGCCGGAACGCGGCACCTTCGGCCAGCTGTCCGAGTGGGCCCGGCAGGCCGCCGCCCTGCCGGGCGTGCGCCCGGTGAGCGAGCGTCTGGTGGGCCAGGACCCGCGGGACAGGGGCACCTTCGCGAACGAGGCGGCCTACCAGCAGACGCGGGTCTCCAGCCTCCTCGGCCGCGCGCACCAGATCCTCAACGGCGTCTACACCGTCGAGGGGATCGTCCTGCCGGGACTCGGCGCCGACCAGCACCTCGCCGTGGACGTGGAGGGATACCTCCACCACCCCACGCTCGACGAGGAGTTCGCCACCCACGGCCAGAACGACGTGAACGCCACGGACATCGCCGCCGAGCGACGTACGACGAGCAGCTCCACCACCCGCGCCTTCGGGGTGAGCGGCCTGCGGGGCGCGCCCCGCCCCACGCCCGAGGATACGGTCGCCCGCATCGTCCGGGGCAACATCGGCGGTACGGGCTCCCGTACGCACCGCGGCGAGCACGTCGAGGACACGTCCTCCAGCAGCGCAACCGTGCGCGGCGGCACCGAGGGCGCGGCCCAGCACCCCATCACGGCCGACCTCACCCTGCTGCTCACCATCCGGCACGGCACGGCCAACGTCGTCGGCAACGCGGTGGGACTCGGCAGCGGGAACGACATCACGCTCGCCATCGACGTGCCGCGCGCCGTCCAGTTCCGGCTCTACCCGGGGCAGCTCATCCGCGAGGCGCGGTGGTTCAGCGGGATCGAAGGGCTCGTCGTGCCGACGGCACCGCAGTACACGGTGTCGCTCCCGGACGACTTCGTCCGCACGCGCGAGCCGGGATTCGGCGTCGTCCTCTCGGTCACCCAGCTCGACGACCCGGTCACCCGCCGCCCGCGCCGCAACCGCATGTGGCACGAGGTCACCCGGCTCGTGGAGCGCGTGGCATCCGGCGTCACCCGGCCCGGGAACATCGCCCACCTCCCCGGCGTCGCCGCCCTCGTCGCCGACCAAACCTCGCCGACGCGTCTGCGGACGCTGCCGACACGCGGTTCGGTCAGCCTGTGGTTCCGGTACGGGGCCCGCGCCGACGCCCACCTCGTCGAGGTGACGCTGCGCGCCGAGCCCGAGGCGCAAACTCCGGGCCTGCGCGAGATCCAGGGCCGCCCCGCCGGGGAGAAGACGGGCGTGGAGCAGCAGAACACGCACGCCCCGGACAACAGGATGGAGAGCGACACCGTCTCCCGTACCGTCACGGGGCTCCTCGACCTCGGGCTGCGCGACCCGCGTCCGGGCACGTCCCGCTACACGGACCGCTGGTCCCTGCTGCCCTCGGCCGTCCAGGGGCGCGCCCTCACCCGGCGCTCCGAGCGCACCGCCGACGACCGCTTCTGGCAGCGCTCCGACAACGTCGCGGACTTCGACCGCGTCGGCTACCGCTTCACCGTCTCGGCGCGCACCAGCCTCATCCCCGAATCGCTCTTCGACCTGGTCGGCGGCCTCCTGGGCCGGGGGCTCGCGTCGATGGCGGACCGGGGAGAGCGCTACTGGCTCCCGGCGTTCCTGAGCGGCTTCTTCCACGGGGCACCCGCGCAGGAGGTGGTCGTCCCGGCCGACGTGGCGCTGCGCTTCGCGGGCTCCGACAGCGTCGCCCGGACCGACACGGGGCACACGGCGGACGGCGTCCGCCAGTGGACCCCGCTGCCCGCGCGGGTCACGGAGAGCGACCCGCTGCTGACCCCCGCCGAGGAGGAGACCACCCCGGCCGGGGCGCGCACCCTGAGCGCGCACCCCCGGTTCGTGCCCACGAGCACCACGCCGCTGAGCCACTTCAACGCCTTCCCGGAGCTGGCCGAGGCGATCCGGGCGGTCTCGCCGGGCATCGAGGGCCACTGGGGCCTGACGGCCGACGCCCACCCCGACGCGGGCAACGCGCGCCTGACCGAACTCGCGCAGTCCGGGCGCCCGGCGGCGCTGACCGGACCGGCCACGGCGGCCGGTCTCCACCCCCGGATGCCTGGCGGCTGGCCCGTGATCAGCGGCACCGAATCGCCCGTCACCCTCCAGGTGACCGTGCACGACCCGCGCCCCTTCGCACCGGGGGCGGCGGACATCGCGGCGGACGGCGCCAGGACCCGTACGCGCGTCGCCGTGAGCACCGCCACCAACAGCCGGGGCCTGGAGCTGGGGCAGCGCTTCGCACTGAGCGCCACGCCGAGCAACGACCATGTGGCCGGTACCGGTCAGCCGTTGCTCTCCGCGCAGCCCGCCACCCGGGGCAGCGACAGCTCGGTGACCACCGGGAGCCAGAACCGGGTCAAGAACGGCACGACCTCGGCGGGCGACACGTACACGTACCTGGCGCACGCCGACGTCGTCGTCACCGTGACCGGGCCCGAGGGGGTCCGGTGGGTGACCGGCAGCGCCACCGTGCGGGCCGGGGAGCGCGACCTGCTCGGCTACGGCGTCGTCACCACGCCGTCCGTGCCCTGGGCATACGACCTGCCCTCGGTGGTCCGCGAACGCCGGGCCGCCGAGGACCGGGCGCGGCGCGCCGCGCCGGACGAGGGGACGGCCCCCGCGCCCGCCCGGACCCCGGCGGAGCCCGGCGCCTGGCGCACCGAGCCGGTCACCGAGCTGCCCGCCCTGCTCGCCTCCGGGATCGACCCCGAGCAGGAGGCCGTGCAGTTCTGGCTCGACCTCGGCGCCGACCCGGACGCCTCCGCGCTCGCGCACGCGCTCTACGTGGGGACCCGCGTCGCCGCGATCTCCCACCGCCGTGTGGAGCTGGCCGTACGCGGCACCACGGGGCTGCGGTTCTGGCCCATCGAAGCCGACGGTTCCCTCGCGGACGTCACCCCGGCCACGAGTGGCGGCTGGGAGCAACTGCGCCGGGCCGTCGACGCGTACACCCGGGCGGTGGACCGGGAGGCCGCGGCCATGGCGGCCCAGCAGCCGCTGGACGCACGCCTGCCGGACCAGCGCCAGCAGGTCGCGGAGGCGGACGGGAACCGTCGGCAGCGGCAGTCCCGGATGGAGGAGGCGGAGGCGCTGTACACGGCCGCCCACGACACGCACACCGCCCTCGTCACCGAGCGGAACACGCGACGGGAGGAACTGGGGCAGGCCGGGCGCGACCTCACGGAGCGGCAGGCCGAGGTGACCGCCGCGGAGCGCGACCTCGCGGCCGCCGACGAGGACGTGCGCGCGGCGGCGAGGGCCGTCGCCCCCGCACCCGACGGCACGCCCGCCCCGGAGTCGGCCGCGCACGCCCTCCCACGCGCCGAGGGCAGGCAGCGCGACGCGGTGCGCGCGCTCGGCGCCAGGGAGGAGGGGGAGCGGACCGCGCGGCGCGAGGTGGACCGGCTCACCACTGAGGTCGGCGGCCTGGACCGCGCCATCGCGAACGCCAAGCGCGTCATGGACGACAACCGGCAGGAACGCGACAGGGCCCGGGGCAGGCACCGGGACGCCGTCGCGCGGTACGAGACCCTGGACGGCGAACGCGCGCGGCTGGAGGAGCGCTTGGAGGCCCTGCGCGGGGACCAGCAGGCCCACGCCCAGCAGGCACGCGACGCCTGGGCGAACATGCCGGGCCCGGCCGGGCGGCTCAGCGCCGACCGCTGCGCCGAGCGGACCGGAGGCTCCGGCTTCCCGCTCGACACGCTCACCCCGGGACCGCGCGGGCGGTGA
- a CDS encoding RICIN domain-containing protein, translating to MSDTEQDDAKRRQRARFVEALTKTAQQPGERSRVGTRIAGATALLALAAGATLGLGAWRSYQSDEDSKQQHLAAQQRRISPSASSSPTGGRETGKKAPAKHPVAAGAGAGAALPPVDTVTSPSPEAEKKKKEEEAPKEKKQSTLADASRSRVLLKNAHSGMCADVSGYGKGAVNQPIMQYYCDGTDKDNQLWSMSVRGAGQGPGGADLVLFANVKDGLCLDVPMFGAQPPATKLIEARCDGSTRDNQLWWLDPVADGTVRVRNYASNHLCMEVKDDSMARATQLQLDDCGTDADSRWTVVG from the coding sequence TTGAGTGACACCGAGCAGGACGACGCGAAACGACGACAGCGGGCCCGGTTCGTCGAGGCGCTGACGAAGACCGCCCAGCAACCGGGCGAACGCTCCCGCGTGGGCACCAGGATCGCCGGGGCCACGGCCCTGCTCGCGCTCGCCGCGGGCGCCACCCTGGGCCTCGGCGCGTGGCGCAGCTACCAGTCCGACGAGGACAGCAAGCAGCAGCACCTGGCCGCCCAGCAGCGGCGAATCAGCCCCTCGGCCTCCTCCTCGCCGACCGGCGGCCGGGAGACCGGAAAGAAGGCGCCGGCGAAGCACCCCGTCGCCGCCGGAGCGGGGGCGGGCGCCGCCCTCCCGCCCGTGGACACCGTCACCTCCCCCTCCCCGGAGGCGGAGAAGAAGAAGAAGGAGGAGGAAGCGCCGAAGGAGAAGAAGCAGAGCACGCTCGCGGACGCGAGCCGTTCCCGCGTGCTGCTGAAGAACGCGCACAGCGGCATGTGTGCCGACGTCTCCGGCTACGGCAAGGGCGCCGTGAACCAGCCGATCATGCAGTACTACTGCGACGGCACCGACAAGGACAACCAGCTCTGGAGCATGTCGGTGCGCGGCGCGGGCCAGGGGCCCGGCGGCGCCGACCTCGTGCTGTTCGCCAACGTCAAGGACGGCCTGTGCCTGGACGTCCCGATGTTCGGGGCGCAGCCGCCCGCGACGAAGCTCATCGAGGCGCGCTGCGACGGCTCGACGCGGGACAACCAGCTGTGGTGGCTGGACCCGGTGGCGGACGGCACGGTGCGCGTGCGCAACTACGCGAGCAACCACCTGTGCATGGAGGTCAAGGACGACTCCATGGCCCGCGCCACGCAGCTCCAGCTCGACGACTGCGGTACGGACGCCGACAGCCGCTGGACCGTGGTCGGCTGA